The Methanospirillum lacunae region TTTGGTTACCGGGTTCATAAGATAATAGGACTTCTCTCATCTCCGTATATTTAGTAATTTCTCTTCCAAGAATCCTGCAATCTTTTCACCGTCAACAGATGTTTCACGCTCCTGTTCCTCCAGTTTTTCTTTTACCTTTGCTAGGAGCATGTCAGGATCAACCGGTTTGAGGATATAGGCGTCAGCTCCTGCATTAAGCGATATTACTGAATTTTCAAGGCTGGCATACCCGGTTACCATGATCTTCTTCATGGCAGGACGGATTTTATGAGATTTTTCTAAAAGTTCGGTTCCTTCCATGTCCGGGAGTTTAATATCAAAGAGAGCTAAATTGAAGAAGGTAGATTCTATCTTTTGAAGTCCATCCCCGCCAGTGGAGGCTGTCTCAACTTCATATCCATCGATCTCAAGAATTTGTCTTGTACTGTCCAGAATCCCGAGATCATCATCGACAACAAGAATTCGTTTCATTGATTTTCAGTCCTAGTTTGGTAATGACGTATGATCATCCGGAAGGAGAACCTCAAATGTGGTTCCTGCCGGTGATGTTTCTTTCACAGATATGGTTCCCCCATGTGCTTCAACCAGCCGTTTACATACTGGGAGACCGAATCCGGTCCCCTTTGACTTCGTGGTAAAGAGAGGTTCAAATATCCGATCCTTTACTGATGGTTGTATACCAATCCCCGTATCTGAGATTGTTATACTGATACGTTCACTCGATTTCGATGTTTTTAGCGTCAGTGTTCCCCCATGTTCCATTGCCTGGATAGCATTAATGATCAGGTTTTCCATAACCCTTCTAAATAGAGTAGTATCTACTGAAATCTTAATTCCGGGTTGGTACTGCCTCTGAACAGAGATATCCTCGGGTAAGGTTATCGATCCTAGCAATTCATCAAGAAACAGTCCGGGATCGGTGAGAACAAGGGTCGGGTTAACTTCTCGTGCGTAGTTCTGTAGGTCAGAGACTATTTTATTGAGATATTGGGTTTCAGATCCGATCCTGGAGAAGAGATCAGGTATTCCATGC contains the following coding sequences:
- a CDS encoding response regulator encodes the protein MKRILVVDDDLGILDSTRQILEIDGYEVETASTGGDGLQKIESTFFNLALFDIKLPDMEGTELLEKSHKIRPAMKKIMVTGYASLENSVISLNAGADAYILKPVDPDMLLAKVKEKLEEQERETSVDGEKIAGFLEEKLLNIRR